A single Apodemus sylvaticus chromosome 20, mApoSyl1.1, whole genome shotgun sequence DNA region contains:
- the LOC127671200 gene encoding transmembrane protein 198-like translates to MDERRLTFRSVTIFSSTMEKASLPLTITSYPRPFNQQLLEPPDPRCVLEPQDSLELAPALVCALCCCFGIIYCCFGYRCFKAVMFLSGLLSGALVIFLLCHQERVLETQLSLEVSAGVALGIGLLCGLVTMLVRSVGLFLTGLLLGLTLGAGTLLGTEPIYQPHSAWVPVGGLMGLALLGALLTLRWPRPFTILGTALLGAAVLVACADYFLEGLALGTRLGERLQALPKLLPLCWYSWVLLGTWPILGALGTLAQWKLMAEGHGSHTNVILSQQQRHLQLLRLHQQEAKRHRNPSGTGLCRGSYRSQLPPTIRSPAHSPAPSYLQSLRECELVPSTQATGPHTTVDLDSDCSSTVLLTTPHSDQT, encoded by the exons ATGGATGAAAGGAGATTAACCTTCCGTTCTGTGACCATCTTCTCTTCTACCATGGAGAAAGCCTCGCTGCCTCTGACTATAACATCTTACCCGAGGCCCTTTAATCAACAACTCCTAGAGCCTCCAGACCCGAGATGTGTCTTGGAACCCCAGGACAGCCTTGAATTGGCCCCTGCCCTTGTGTGTGCCCTTTGCTGCTGCTTTGGAATCATCTACTGCTGCTTTG GCTACCGATGCTTCAAGGCAGTGATGTTTCTCTCGGGTCTGCTGTCAGGAGCCCTGGTGATCTTCCTCCTGTGCCATCAGGAGCGCGTTCTGGAGACACAGTTGAGCCTTGAGGTGAGCGCAGGCGTTGCGCTGGGCATTGGACTCCTCTGCGGCCTGGTCACCATGCTGGTTCGAAGCGTTGGACTCTTTCTGACTGGCCTCCTGCTAGGTCTGACCCTGGGTGCTGGAACATTATTGGGCACTGAACCCATCTACCAGCCACATTCAGCCTGGGTGCCAGTCGGAGGACTGATGGGGCTGGCCCTGCTGGGAGCCCTGCTCACCCTTCGGTGGCCACGGCCATTCACAATCCTAGGCACAGCGCTCCTGGGTGCTGCGGTGCTCGTGGCCTGTGCTGACTACTTCTTGGAAGGACTGGCACTGGGCACTCGGCTGGGTGAACGCCTGCAGGCACTTCCAAAGTTGCTTCCTCTTtgctggtatagctgggtcttgctGGGAACCTGGCCAATCTTGGGGGCTCTTGGGACACTGGCCCAGTGGAAACTCATGGCTGAGGGACATGGAAGCCACACCAATG TGATCTTGAGCCAGCAGCAAAGGCATCTCCAGCTCCTTCGGCTCCATCAGCAAGAGGCCAAGAGGCACCGGAACCCTTCTGGGACAGGACTGTGTAGAGGCAGCTACCGGAGTCAGCTTCCCCCCACTATCCGGAGCCCTGCTCACAGTCCAGCTCCA AGTTATCTCCAGAGTCTACGTGAGTGTGAGCTGGTACCAAGCACCCAGGCCACAGGCCCCCACACTACCGTGGACCTGGATTCTGACTGCAGCTCCACTGTCCTGCTTACCACACCTCACTCTGACCAGACCTGA
- the Mmp19 gene encoding matrix metalloproteinase-19 isoform X1 has translation MDWQQLWLAFFLPMTVSGRALGPTEKEAVLDYLLQYGYLQKPLEGADVFRLEDVTEALRTFQEASELPVSGQMDDATRARMKQPRCGLEDPFNQKSLKYLLLGQWRKKHLTFRIVNVPSSLSLPRVRAALHQAFKYWSSVAPLTFREVKTGWADIRLSFHGRQSPYCSNTFDGPGKVLAHADIPELGSVHFDKDEFWTEGTYQGVNLRIIAAHEVGHALGLGHSRYTRALMAPVYAGYRPYFKLHPDDVAGIQALYGKRSPDTGDEEEENEMHTVSPVTAKPGPMPDPCSSDVDAMMLGPRGKTYAFKGDYVWTVTDSGPGPLFRISALWEGLPRNLDAAVYSPRTQRTHFFKGNKVWRYVDFKMSPGFPMKLNRIEPNLDAALYWPVNQKVFLFKGSGYWQWDELTRTDLSRYPKPIKELFTGVPDQPSAAMSWQDGQVYFFKGKEYWRLNQQLRVAKGYPRNMTHWMHCGPQTPDTNSLTRDLTPSTTDTALGTTPSTTHSTLDIPSATESSSLSFSANVTLLGA, from the exons ATGGACTGGCAGCAGCTGTGGCTGGCCTTCTTCCTTCCCATGACAGTCTCAGGCCGGGCTCTGGGGCCTACAGAGAAGGAGGCAGTCTTG GATTACCTGCTGCAGTATGGCTATCTACAGAAACCTCTGGAAGGAGCTGATGTCTTCAGGCTAGAAGATGTCACGGAGGCGCTAAG aactttccaggAAGCATCTGAACTGCCCGTTTCCGGTCAGATGGATGATGCCACAAGGGCCCGCATGAAGCAGCCCCGTTGTGGTCTGGAGGATCCCTTCAACCAGAAGTCTCTTAAATACCTACTTCTGG GCCAGTGGAGAAAGAAGCACTTGACATTCCGCATCGTGAACGTGCCCTCCAGCCTCTCACTCCCCAGAGTACGAGCAGCCCTGCATCAAGCCTTTAAGTATTGGAGCAGTGTGGCCCCACTGACCTTCCGGGAGGTGAAAACTGGTTGGGCTGACATCCGCCTCTCCTTCCATGGCCGCCAAAGCCCATACTGCTCCAATACCTTTGATGGGCCTG GAAAGGTCCTGGCCCACGCCGACATCCCAGAGCTTGGAAGTGTACATTTCGATAAGGATGAATTCTGGACCGAGGGGACCTACCAAGGCGTGAACCTGCGCATCATTGCGGCCCATGAGGTGGGCCACGCCCTGGGACTTGGGCACTCCCGGTATACCCGGGCACTCATGGCTCCTGTCTATGCTGGCTACCGGCCCTACTTCAAGCTGCATCCGGATGACGTGGCGGGGATCCAGGCTCTCTATG GCAAGAGGAGTCCTGACACAGgcgatgaggaggaagagaacgAGATGCACACTGTGTCACCAGTGACTGCAAAACCTGGTCCCATGCCAGACCCCTGCAGCAGCGATGTCGATGCCATGATGCTGG GGCCTCGTGGGAAGACTTATGCTTTCAAGGGCGACTATGTGTGGACTGTAACAGATTCAGGGCCAGGCCCCTTGTTCCGAATATCTGCCCTGTGGGAGGGGCTTCCTAGAAACCTAGACGCTGCCGTCTACTCTCCCCGGACACAACGGACTCATTTCTTCAAGG GAAACAAGGTATGGCGGTATGTGGATTTCAAGATGTCTCCTGGCTTTCCCATGAAACTCAACAGAATAGAACCCAACCTGGATGCAGCTCTCTATTGGCCTGTTAACCAGAAGGTGTTCCTTTTTAAG GGCTCCGGATACTGGCAATGGGATGAACTGACCAGAACTGACCTCAGCCGCTACCCCAAACCAATCAAGGAACTGTTTACTGGAGTGCCAGACCAACCCTCGGCAGCTatgagctggcaagatggccaagTCTACTTCTTCAAGGGCAAAGAGTATTGGCGCCTTAACCAGCAACTTCGAGTGGCCAAGGGCTATCCCAGAAATATGACACACTGGATGCACTGTGGTCCTCAGACTCCAGACACTAACTCATTAACCAGGGATCTTACTCCTTCCACCACAGATACAGCCTTGGGTACCACTCCTTCAACCACGCACTCAACCTTGGATATTCCCTCAGCCACAGAGTCTAGCTCCCTCTCATTCTCTGCCAACGTCACCCTGCTAGGGGCCTGA
- the Mmp19 gene encoding matrix metalloproteinase-19 isoform X2, with protein sequence MDDATRARMKQPRCGLEDPFNQKSLKYLLLGQWRKKHLTFRIVNVPSSLSLPRVRAALHQAFKYWSSVAPLTFREVKTGWADIRLSFHGRQSPYCSNTFDGPGKVLAHADIPELGSVHFDKDEFWTEGTYQGVNLRIIAAHEVGHALGLGHSRYTRALMAPVYAGYRPYFKLHPDDVAGIQALYGKRSPDTGDEEEENEMHTVSPVTAKPGPMPDPCSSDVDAMMLGPRGKTYAFKGDYVWTVTDSGPGPLFRISALWEGLPRNLDAAVYSPRTQRTHFFKGNKVWRYVDFKMSPGFPMKLNRIEPNLDAALYWPVNQKVFLFKGSGYWQWDELTRTDLSRYPKPIKELFTGVPDQPSAAMSWQDGQVYFFKGKEYWRLNQQLRVAKGYPRNMTHWMHCGPQTPDTNSLTRDLTPSTTDTALGTTPSTTHSTLDIPSATESSSLSFSANVTLLGA encoded by the exons ATGGATGATGCCACAAGGGCCCGCATGAAGCAGCCCCGTTGTGGTCTGGAGGATCCCTTCAACCAGAAGTCTCTTAAATACCTACTTCTGG GCCAGTGGAGAAAGAAGCACTTGACATTCCGCATCGTGAACGTGCCCTCCAGCCTCTCACTCCCCAGAGTACGAGCAGCCCTGCATCAAGCCTTTAAGTATTGGAGCAGTGTGGCCCCACTGACCTTCCGGGAGGTGAAAACTGGTTGGGCTGACATCCGCCTCTCCTTCCATGGCCGCCAAAGCCCATACTGCTCCAATACCTTTGATGGGCCTG GAAAGGTCCTGGCCCACGCCGACATCCCAGAGCTTGGAAGTGTACATTTCGATAAGGATGAATTCTGGACCGAGGGGACCTACCAAGGCGTGAACCTGCGCATCATTGCGGCCCATGAGGTGGGCCACGCCCTGGGACTTGGGCACTCCCGGTATACCCGGGCACTCATGGCTCCTGTCTATGCTGGCTACCGGCCCTACTTCAAGCTGCATCCGGATGACGTGGCGGGGATCCAGGCTCTCTATG GCAAGAGGAGTCCTGACACAGgcgatgaggaggaagagaacgAGATGCACACTGTGTCACCAGTGACTGCAAAACCTGGTCCCATGCCAGACCCCTGCAGCAGCGATGTCGATGCCATGATGCTGG GGCCTCGTGGGAAGACTTATGCTTTCAAGGGCGACTATGTGTGGACTGTAACAGATTCAGGGCCAGGCCCCTTGTTCCGAATATCTGCCCTGTGGGAGGGGCTTCCTAGAAACCTAGACGCTGCCGTCTACTCTCCCCGGACACAACGGACTCATTTCTTCAAGG GAAACAAGGTATGGCGGTATGTGGATTTCAAGATGTCTCCTGGCTTTCCCATGAAACTCAACAGAATAGAACCCAACCTGGATGCAGCTCTCTATTGGCCTGTTAACCAGAAGGTGTTCCTTTTTAAG GGCTCCGGATACTGGCAATGGGATGAACTGACCAGAACTGACCTCAGCCGCTACCCCAAACCAATCAAGGAACTGTTTACTGGAGTGCCAGACCAACCCTCGGCAGCTatgagctggcaagatggccaagTCTACTTCTTCAAGGGCAAAGAGTATTGGCGCCTTAACCAGCAACTTCGAGTGGCCAAGGGCTATCCCAGAAATATGACACACTGGATGCACTGTGGTCCTCAGACTCCAGACACTAACTCATTAACCAGGGATCTTACTCCTTCCACCACAGATACAGCCTTGGGTACCACTCCTTCAACCACGCACTCAACCTTGGATATTCCCTCAGCCACAGAGTCTAGCTCCCTCTCATTCTCTGCCAACGTCACCCTGCTAGGGGCCTGA